The genomic interval TCCAGGGCAGGCTGGCCGTTCACGGTGGCCCGGCTCAGATCAGGGTACTGGGTTGAGGAGTGGTTGCCCCAGATGGTGAGGTTCTTGATGCTGCTCACGGGCTGCGCGGTCTTCTCGGCAAGCTGGGAGATCGCCCGGTTGTGGTCGAGGCGGACCATGGCCGTGAACTGCTTCGGGTCAAGATCGGGGGCGTTCTGCTGGGCGATCAGGGCGTTCGTGTTGGCGGGGTTGCCGACCACCAGGACCTTCACGTTGCGGCTGGCCACGGCGTTCAGCGCCTCGCCCTGAGGTTTGAAGATGCCGCCGTTCGCGCCGAGCAGGTCGCCGCGTTCCATGCCGGCCTTGCGGGGCATGGCGCCCACGAGCAGGGCGTAATCGGCGTCCTTGAAGGCGACCATCGGGTCGTCGCTGGTGACGATGTCGGCCAGCAGGGGGAAGGCGCAGTCGCGCAGTTCCATCACGACGCCCTGCAGCGCTTTGAGGGCGGGGGTGATTTCCAGCAGCTGGAGGATCACCGGCTGGTCCTTCCCGAGCATGTCGCCGGAGGCGATGCGGAAGAGGAGGCTGTAGCCGATCTGGCCGGCGGCGCCGGTCACGGCGACACGGACGGGTTGTTTCATGGTCATGGTGTTCCCTCCAGTGGAAATGGTTTTACGGCTCACGATAACGCGCCGCTGCCGGGTGGAGCGCGGAGTTCCTGTGAGGGGAACAGGCGCGGGACTTCATTTGCCTTGATGTCAAACTGCTGCGAGGCTTCTGTCAGGCGCGCGGGCCTACTGTCAGGGCGTGCCGAGCGCGCTCCTCCAGACCGAATCGACCACGCCGCACGAACAGATGTTTCGCCGGCAGGCGCTGACGGCCATCGTGGGCATCTCGCTCGCCACGGCGCTGCTGGGGCTGACCGTGAGCTTCCCGCTGGCGTGGGCGCCCGGCATCAAGATGGGCCTGGCGTTCCTGGTGGTGAAGAACATCGGGTTCCTGCTGTGGCTGCGGGCGTTTCCGGCGCAGTACCCGCTGCTGGGTGCGCTGCATTTCCTGATTCTGGTGGGCACCAGCGTGTACAAGTTCTCGCAGGCGGTGCTGGGAGAACACCTGGCCGCCCCGGGGGGTCTGGGCACGTACTCGTACTGGTTGCCGCTGGGGTACGTGGTGGCGTTCCTGGTGTTTCCGCGCCGGGTGGCGCTGCTGTGCTCCGCGGGGGTGCTCACGGTCCTGACCGGCATCGTGCTGCTGTACGTGCTGACCGGCGGGGACGAGACAGCCGTGCAGCGCACGAACTCGACGCTGTTGGTGCAGGTGCTGCTCACGCACGTGACGTTCATCAGTTTCTTCGTGCTGTTCGGCGTGCTTCAGGACCGCTACGTGCGCGTGATTGCCCAGGCGCAGAGCGAGGCGCGCGCCGGGTACCTGGATCTGCTGACCGGGGTGCCCAACCGGCGGCAGCTGACCGTGTGGCTCTCCGGTCGCCTGCATTCACCCCTGGGGACCGAGGAACTCAGTGTGATCCTGTTCGATATCGACCACTTCAAGCAGGTGAACGACACGCACGGGCATGATTACGGGGATGAAGTGCTGCGCCGCACTGCCGCCGCTGTGACCGGGCAGTTGCGCCGGGGGACGCTGTTCGGCCGCTGGGGCGGGGAGGAGTTCCTGGTGATCCTGCCGGGTGCGGGCGCGGCGGAGGCGCAGGGGGTGGCCGAGAGGATCCGGCTGGGGGTCGCTCAGGTCAGGTATGACCGGCCGCTCACCGTGACGGTGAGTCTGGGCGTGGCCCAGGCGCGGGCAGGGGACTCGCTGGAGTCCCTCGTCAAACGCGCCGATGACGCGCTGTACGGCGCGAAGCGCGCAGGCCGTAACCAGGTGCAGGCCGCCTGATCCTGCCTGCCTCCCGGCTGCTCAGATGGGCGCGTCCGGCTGGAAGTTCGGTTCGCGTTTCTCGCGCAGGCTCGCCAGGCCTTCGCGGACGTCAGGGCCGGTGAAGCCCAGGAATTCCAGGGCGAGGCTCGCGTCAAAGGTGGGGCCCATGGCCCGCAGCCAGTTGTTCAGGGCGTACTTCGTCCAGCGGATGGCCGTGGGGCTGCCCGCAGCGAGACGCCGCGCGACACTCCAGGCGCGCGGCAGCAGCTCGTCGTCCGGCACGCTGAGGCTCACCAGGCCGATGCGCTCGGCCTCCTCCCCGCTGACACTCTCGCCGGTCAGCAGGTGGTACTTGGCTTTGTTCAGGCCGCACAGCAGCGGCCAGATGATCGCGGCGTGATCGCCCGCCGCGACGCCCAGGCGGACATGCCCGTCGAGGAGCCGCGCGCTGCGCGCGGCGACGCTGACGTCTGCGAGCAGCGCCACGGCCAGCCCGGCCCCCACGCAGGGCCCGTGGATGGCACTCACGATGGGCCGCGAGCAGTTGATGACGTTGTAGACGAGGTCCCGGGCTTCCTTCCACACGCGGGCCAGCGCGGTGAAGTCCCCGGCCATCTCCTCGATCAGCGTGAAGTCCCCCCGGAGGAAAAGCCGCGCCCCTCTCCGCGGATGAGAACGCACCGGACGCCGGGGGTGTCGTCAATGTCACGCCATACCGTGGTCAGGGCGCGGTGCGCGTCGGCATTCACGCTGTTCAGGGTTTGTTCGCTGCGGATGACGATTTCCAGGATGCCGGGGTCGTGCAGCGTGAGGTTCAGGCCCGGGTAGCGGTCCGGGGTGGTCAGCTGGGCGGTCTTCATGCCGCGCAGCGTACGGCAGGCGGCACGGATCACGGCGCCGGGCGTCCGTGCCCGCCGGATGCCCCTGGTGACGCGGGTCACTTTATGCGGCAGGGGGTCACTCCCCCTGCCGCGTTGAAAACCGGCAGTACTGCGCGGCCGGAGCGCTTATGCTGCGGCATGACCTGCGGAGGCCGGAACAGAGTGGCGTGGAGTGCAGTGACGGCGCTGGCCGTGACACTGCTCGTGGGGTGCGGCGGCTCTCCGGGCGTCCCACCAGCGAATGAGGGCACCGTGACCGTGCAGGTCACGGACGCGCAGTACGGCGTGCAGTTCTCGTACACGACCACGGTGGCCTTCAAACCGGAGCGCGCGCCCCTGCCGGACTTCACGCAGTCGGCCGCGGAGAAACAGATGCTGACGGTCATCAACGCTGAACGGGCCCGCGGGGGCACGTGCAACGGCGTGCCGTACCCACCCGCGCAGCCGCTGCTGTTCGAGGCGCATCTGCAGAAAGCCGCGACGCTGTACGCCCGGGAACTCGCGGCGAGCGGCGCGCTGAGCCTCGAGCACCGCAGCGCGAAGGACGGGCGCGTGCCGTCGCAGCGCATGGTGGACGCCGGGTACCGGCCGGTGCCGCCGGCCGGCGCGGCGTGGCTCTTCGAGGAGAGCCTCGCGGCGGGCCTGGGCTTCACGGACCCGGCGGAGGTGGTCGCCGCCTGGAAACAGAGCCCGAAGCACTGCCGCGCCCTGTTCGAGAACATTCAGGACGGCGCGGTCGCCCGCGCGGACGGCGCGGCCGGCACGTTCTGGGTGCTGAACATCTCCGGCTGGAACTGACCGGGCCCGGCTGAGCAGCCCCTGCCGCCCTCACCCCGGGCGCGCACGCAACGCGCACAGGCCGGCCAGGCTCAGGGCCGCGGGCGCCAGCCCACCGCGCCGACCAGCGCGGCCAGCAGCATGCTCCCGGTGACCAGGGCCACCACGCCCGGCCAGAGCGCCGCTTCGAAGATGTGCCCGGCAACGACGCTGGCAACCGCCGCCCCGCCGTAGTACGCCAGGTGATAGAGCCCGGCAGCGAGACTGCGGGCCTGCGTGACGTGACGCTGCACGGCGTTCAGCGCAGCGGCCTGCGCCAGGAACACACCGCAGGCCGCTGCCGCGACGCCCGCAATGATCAGAGGCAGGGGGGCCGCCAGGGTCAGCAGCAACCCGGCGGCGCTCGCCCCGGCCGCCGTGAGCAGCCCGGTCCGGGGCCCGCGGGCGGCCAGGAACGGCGCCGCGACCGGAGTGATCACCACACCCAACAGGTACACGGCGAACACCGCCCCGGTCTGCGCGGTGTTCAGACCGTACGGCGGGGCGCTCAGGCGCAGGGTGAGGGTGTTGAACGTGCCGACCAGCGTGAACAGAAGCAGGAACCCCACGGCACATGTGGCCAGCAGCGAGGAATTACGCAGGTGCGCTCCCAGGGCGCGCAGAACGCCGCGGGCGTCACGGGACGGCCGGAAGTGAGTCTCGGCGGGCAGCCGGGTGCTGAGCAGCGCCCCGGCGAGGCTGGTTGCCGCCAGGAACGCGAACGCCGCCTGCCAGGGAGCGTGCGCGGCGATCACGCCTGCCAGGAACCGGCCCAGGAAACCGCCCAGCACGGTGCCGGTCACGTACCCGGTCAGTGCGCGGGCGCGGCGGGCGGGCGAAACCTCCTCGCCGATGTAGGCGTTCAGGGCCACCATGACGCCGGGGATCAGCAGCCCCTGCGCGAACCGCGCGGCGTTCAGGGCGTCCAGCGTGTGGGCCTGCGTGGCGAGCAGCGCCGGGAGGACCAGCAGCGCGAAGGCGGCCATCACAGTGCGCCGCCGGCCCCAGGCGTCCGCAAGAACGCCGGCCAGGGGGGACGCGAGCGCCATGGCGAGCATGGTCGCGCCGATCACGCCGCCCACGCGGGCTGCACCCGCGTGAAACTCACCGGCCAGGGTGCCCAGCAGGCTCTGCGGGGCGTACACGTTCAGGAACACCAGGGTGCCCAGCGCCGCAAACAGCAGCGGGGACGGAGCGCGGCCGGGCACGCTCAGCGGGCAGGATGAAGCAGGGTGGGGCGGGCGTCCAGAGCGATACTGCCGGCGCCGTCCAGGCGGTCCAGGACCGCCTCGAACGTCCAGTCGCGCGCCCAGAGGCGTTTCACAGCGTGCAGGGCGGCCGTGCCCGGCGGCGTGAACGTGGCGCTCTCACCGCCGCTCTCCCCGGGGCGGCGGACGGTCAGCGCGCCCGGCGGCAGGTCGGTGCGCGCCAGGGCCCGGTAGAAGACCTGCACGGCGTCATCCATCAGGTACGTGGTGCGGATCAGAACCTGCGCCTGCGCGGCGAGGGGTTCCAGGGCGTCCTCGTCAATGCGCGCAGGCCGGATGGGCGCGAACAGGCGCCGCAGCTGTTCGGGCAGGTTGCCGTGCCGGTAGAAGCTCTCCTCGAACTCGGCGGGGATCAGCAGCCCCCCAGCCCCTGCGCGGCGAGATGGGCGGCTTCCTGCCCGGCCGGGCCGGGCTGACGCTGGGCTTCGGCGAAGGTCAGCATGAACCGCAGCATAGCGGCCTTCACGCCCTCCCCGCTTCAGAAGGCTGCGCGGCGGTGGTCTACACCGGCACGCTGCCCGCGCCTGCCCGGCGGCACACCCAGGCCGGCCGGGTGGCCTGACTGCCCGTTTCCTGCGCTGTGGCCGGCCGGGCGCCCAGCCAGAGGAGTTGCGCCCGGTGCTGTCACGCTGAAGTCGGCCTTGGCTGAAGGCCGGACCATGGGGTGACACACAGCGCGGGTGAGGTGCAGATCGCTGGGCAGGCCCACCTTCCAGGGCGGAATCGGGCGTGAAGTGCTGCAGCGCAGGGGAGCCGCTCCCAGCGAGGCTGACCTTGATCCGGGGGACAGACAGCACCCCGGTGCGCGGCCCGCAGTCGGGAGGGCGGGGGTGCCGGGCGGACGGCACAGCCGAAGTGGGCAGGGTGCTCCGTGAGGCGCGCGGTCTGCGGCCCGCGGGCCGCTATGCTGCGCGCATGATGAGCCTGGATCCGCGCGCGCCCATCGGGCCGATCCGTGACCTGCCCCGCACCCCGCAGAGCCTGACGCAGGTGGCCGGGCGCATGGAGGACGCCGTCCGGGCGTGGCGCACCCTGCTGAGCGCCCCGGACGGCACGCCCCTGACCGGCGGCGCCCTGCTGGCGCGGCGCCCACACCCGCAGGGCTGGAGTGTCGCCCAGCTCGCGCACCACACTGCGGACGCGCACGTGCATGGCCTGAACCGGCTGCGGTACGCGCTGACCACACCAGGGTACGTGGTACAGCCCTTCAATCAGGACGCGTGGCTGACCCTGCCGGACGCGGCGCTGCCGGTGAGCGCCGCGCTGGCCCTCCTGGACGCCGCGAACGTCCGCTGGGCGGCACTGCTGCGCGGTCTGGACGCCGCGCGCCTGGACACGCACCTGACGCATCCGCACGAAGGGGAGCAGGACCTGTGGCGGCTGGTCGCCAAGCACGACTGGCACCTGCGCCACCACCTGGCGCAGGCGCAGCTGGCCGCGCAGGAAGGCGGGTGAACGCCCTGGCGCCCCTGCTGGCACTGGACGCGCGCCTGGACAGGGTGTGGGCGTGGGTGCAGGCGCAGATGCGGCCGGACGCGGCGCATGACGACGCGCACCTGGCGCGCGTGGCGCGCTGGACGATCCGCTGCGCGCCGGACGTGCCGCCCGTGCTTGCGGTCGCGGCGGCCCTCACGCACGACGTGGTGAACCTCCCGAAAAACCACCCGCAGCGCACGCAGGCCAGTGAACTGAGTGCGCAGGCGGTCCTCGTTCACCTGCCGGCCCTGGGGTTCACGCCCCAGGACGCGGACGCGATTGCCCAAGCCGTGCGGGACCACAGTTACTCGCGGGGCGCCACGCCCACCACGCCGCTGGGAATGGCGCTGCAGGACGCCGACCGTCTGGACGCCCTGGGCGCGCTGGGGGTCCTGCGGGTGGCGGGCGTGGGCGGGCAGCTGGGGCGCGCCATGCTGCACCCGGAGGATCCGTGGGCGCAGGACCGCACGCCGGATGATCTGGCCTACACGGTGGATCACTTCTTCACGAAACTGCTGCGGCTGGACGGCACCTTCCTCACGCCGGCCGGGCAGGCTGAGGCGCGCCGGCGTACGCTGACCATGCGGGCCTTTCTGGCGGAACTGGCCAGTGAGCTGGAAATCGCCCCGCCCGAACACTGAAGAGGCGCCCGTGTCACCCGGCGCCTCGCCTCTCCCCTGCAGGCCGGGTTACTCCAGGTGGGCGTGGTCGTTGTACGTGTGAAGCGTCCAGCGGACGTCTGCGCCCTGCCCGTGGCGGGTCAGGGTGGTGAGGCTGGTGTGTGCCAGCTGGTACGGGAAGGGCAGCACGTACCCGGGCTGGGGCTGGGCGGGCCAGGCGAACAGGTCGCACAGCAGCGCGCGGATGGCGGCGCCGTGACTGAACGCAATCACCTGCCCGGCGGGCAGCGATCCGGCCCATTTCCGCAGCCGCGCGCCCACCGCCGCCAGACTCTCGCCGCCCGGCGCGGGCCGCTGCCAGGGGTCGAGCTGCCACTCGGCGTAGTGCGGGTCGTGCAGCACCTCACCAGTGGTGACGCCCTCATACTGCCCGAAGTGCAGTTCGCGCAGGCGGACGTCGAGCGTCAGGGGCGTGCCGGCCGGCAGGACCAGTTCGGCGGTGCGGGCGGCGCGGGCCAGGTCGCTGCTGTGCGCCGCGTCGAAGGTGCGGCCCGCGAGCCGGGAGTTCAGGCGCGCCGCCTGCGTTTCCCCCAGGGCGCCCAGCGGGGTGTCGGTCCAACCCTGCCAGCGCCCGGCGCCGTTCCAGTCGGTGGCGCCGTGCCGGACGAGCGTCAGGTGCAAGGCGGGGCTGGTCATGGGCGCGCCTCGAAATCCGGTTCCTGCGCGCGGGTGTCCTGTCCGTCGGGCAGCGGCGGCACGGGCCGGGGGCGGCCCTGGTCGTCCAGGGCGACGAACACGAAGTACCCGGTCGTGGCGAGTTCCTGGTCGCCGGTGGGCATGTGCTCGCGGTACACGTCCACACGGATGGTCATGGAGGTGCGGCCCACGCGGACCACCTGCGCGTCGAGGGCCACGGCGTCCGCCACGCGGATGGGCACGTGGA from Deinococcus taeanensis carries:
- a CDS encoding MFS transporter, whose amino-acid sequence is MPGRAPSPLLFAALGTLVFLNVYAPQSLLGTLAGEFHAGAARVGGVIGATMLAMALASPLAGVLADAWGRRRTVMAAFALLVLPALLATQAHTLDALNAARFAQGLLIPGVMVALNAYIGEEVSPARRARALTGYVTGTVLGGFLGRFLAGVIAAHAPWQAAFAFLAATSLAGALLSTRLPAETHFRPSRDARGVLRALGAHLRNSSLLATCAVGFLLLFTLVGTFNTLTLRLSAPPYGLNTAQTGAVFAVYLLGVVITPVAAPFLAARGPRTGLLTAAGASAAGLLLTLAAPLPLIIAGVAAAACGVFLAQAAALNAVQRHVTQARSLAAGLYHLAYYGGAAVASVVAGHIFEAALWPGVVALVTGSMLLAALVGAVGWRPRP
- a CDS encoding GGDEF domain-containing protein, which encodes MPSALLQTESTTPHEQMFRRQALTAIVGISLATALLGLTVSFPLAWAPGIKMGLAFLVVKNIGFLLWLRAFPAQYPLLGALHFLILVGTSVYKFSQAVLGEHLAAPGGLGTYSYWLPLGYVVAFLVFPRRVALLCSAGVLTVLTGIVLLYVLTGGDETAVQRTNSTLLVQVLLTHVTFISFFVLFGVLQDRYVRVIAQAQSEARAGYLDLLTGVPNRRQLTVWLSGRLHSPLGTEELSVILFDIDHFKQVNDTHGHDYGDEVLRRTAAAVTGQLRRGTLFGRWGGEEFLVILPGAGAAEAQGVAERIRLGVAQVRYDRPLTVTVSLGVAQARAGDSLESLVKRADDALYGAKRAGRNQVQAA
- a CDS encoding HD domain-containing protein; translation: MNALAPLLALDARLDRVWAWVQAQMRPDAAHDDAHLARVARWTIRCAPDVPPVLAVAAALTHDVVNLPKNHPQRTQASELSAQAVLVHLPALGFTPQDADAIAQAVRDHSYSRGATPTTPLGMALQDADRLDALGALGVLRVAGVGGQLGRAMLHPEDPWAQDRTPDDLAYTVDHFFTKLLRLDGTFLTPAGQAEARRRTLTMRAFLAELASELEIAPPEH
- a CDS encoding DinB family protein, coding for MMSLDPRAPIGPIRDLPRTPQSLTQVAGRMEDAVRAWRTLLSAPDGTPLTGGALLARRPHPQGWSVAQLAHHTADAHVHGLNRLRYALTTPGYVVQPFNQDAWLTLPDAALPVSAALALLDAANVRWAALLRGLDAARLDTHLTHPHEGEQDLWRLVAKHDWHLRHHLAQAQLAAQEGG
- a CDS encoding CAP domain-containing protein, translating into MTVQVTDAQYGVQFSYTTTVAFKPERAPLPDFTQSAAEKQMLTVINAERARGGTCNGVPYPPAQPLLFEAHLQKAATLYARELAASGALSLEHRSAKDGRVPSQRMVDAGYRPVPPAGAAWLFEESLAAGLGFTDPAEVVAAWKQSPKHCRALFENIQDGAVARADGAAGTFWVLNISGWN
- a CDS encoding histidine phosphatase family protein, which translates into the protein MTSPALHLTLVRHGATDWNGAGRWQGWTDTPLGALGETQAARLNSRLAGRTFDAAHSSDLARAARTAELVLPAGTPLTLDVRLRELHFGQYEGVTTGEVLHDPHYAEWQLDPWQRPAPGGESLAAVGARLRKWAGSLPAGQVIAFSHGAAIRALLCDLFAWPAQPQPGYVLPFPYQLAHTSLTTLTRHGQGADVRWTLHTYNDHAHLE
- a CDS encoding malate dehydrogenase; translated protein: MTMKQPVRVAVTGAAGQIGYSLLFRIASGDMLGKDQPVILQLLEITPALKALQGVVMELRDCAFPLLADIVTSDDPMVAFKDADYALLVGAMPRKAGMERGDLLGANGGIFKPQGEALNAVASRNVKVLVVGNPANTNALIAQQNAPDLDPKQFTAMVRLDHNRAISQLAEKTAQPVSSIKNLTIWGNHSSTQYPDLSRATVNGQPALDQVDREWYEQQYISTVAKRGAAIIEARGLSSAASAASAAIDHMRDWALGTAEGEWVSMGIPSDGSYGIPEGLIYGFPVKCSGGQYEIVQGLEVSDFSRGKMDATARELEEERDEVRKLGLVK
- a CDS encoding acyl-CoA thioesterase, with the protein product MEDKTMKAPRSRARMLELVFPKDTNYHGTAFGGWVLSLMDKAASIAAVRHAGGNVVTARMDGVDFHVPIRVADAVALDAQVVRVGRTSMTIRVDVYREHMPTGDQELATTGYFVFVALDDQGRPRPVPPLPDGQDTRAQEPDFEARP